GTGCGCGCGGACGATCCGGTCGGCGATGTAGAGGCCGAGCCCGAGCCCCGCCGATCGGGTGCAGGGGTAGCGCGTCCGCTTGAAGGGGTCGAACAGCGTCGGCAGGAGGGCGGGGTCGATCGGCGGCCCCTGGTTGTAGACGTCGATCGCGACGCCCTGCTCGAACGTCTTCACCGCGACCCGGACGGGATCGGTCGCCGAGCCGTGAGTGACGGCGTTCTCGACGAGGTTCGAGAGCACCTGCTCGAACCGGTCGGCGTCGACGAGCACCTTGCAGTCGTCGGGCGGCGCGCTCGTGCCCTCCGCCGGCTCGGACGTGAGCTCGAAGCGTCGATCGGGGTGCGCGGCGCACGCCTCTTCGATGATCTTCCCGACGATCGGGAGGAGCGGCTGCTCGGACGGCTCGACCGGGATCCCGCCGTTGAAGCGGTCGCGCGTCAGGTCGAGGAGCTGCTCGATCATCCGCTGCATCCGGACCCCGCTCGTGACGATGCGCTCGAGGTTCTTCTGCACGTGGGGCGGCAGGTCCTCGCCGTGCGTGAGCTCCAGCCGCGCGGCCATCAGGATCGTGTGGAGCGGGTTGCGGAGATCGTGGCCCACGATCCCGAGGAGCTCGTCCTTGAACGCGTTGTTCCGCTCCGCGGTCATGCGCGCGTCACACTCGCGCTTCAGGCAATTGCGCAGCGCCTCCTCGATCTCGCTGCGCTCTTGGAGGGAGCTCCGCAGCGCGCTCTCGAGCTCCTTTCGCCGCTGGATCTCGCACTCGAGGAGCTCGGCCCGCCGTCGGAGAAGCGCGACCTGCTTCATGGCCGCCCTTCGGACGATGCGCGCTCGTACGCGACGGTCGGCGCGAGGTGAGGAGCGTCCGCGAGGAGGGCGCGATAGCGTTCGCGCGCTTCGTCGAGCCGCCCGAGGCGCCACTCGGCCTCCGCGACGCCGAGCCGGGCGGGGACGAACGTCGGGCTCTCGGCGAGCGCGCGCTCGTAGAGGCGCTTCGCCTCCACGGGGTCGCCGGCCCGAAGCATCGCGTCGGCCTTGTCGGCGAACGCCTCCGCGAGGGTCCGCGGCGGCGACGTCGCGGGCGCGAGGGCACGCCGCGGCGGCGCGCCGGCTTTGACGACGAACGCCGCGTGCGGCGCGGCGTTCTCCGCCGGGGCGGCGGGCGAGGTGGCGAGCAGCGACGACGACGCGGCCTTCGCTGCGGGGACGTCGGACGCGGAGGACACGGCGGGCGTCCCCTTCGATCGCGGCGGATCGGGCTCGTTCGCGGCGACGCCCGCCGCGATCGCGGCGACGAAAAGCATGACGGCGACGACGCCGCCGAGGACGGCGGGGAGCGACGAAGCGCGACGTTCGCTCGAGCGCGGAGCGGCCGCGGGCGCGGGCGTGACGGCGCCGAAAGGAACGGGGCGCGACGTCGTGGCCGAAGCGGGGCGGAGCGGGGTCGCGTCGCTCGGGTCCAGGATCGTCACGTCGTCGTCGTCCGTGACGTCGACGATGGGCGCGTGCGACGACGGCGGCGGGAGCATCGGCACGGTGGGCGTGAGCTC
The DNA window shown above is from Labilithrix sp. and carries:
- a CDS encoding tetratricopeptide repeat protein; amino-acid sequence: MIPCPDCKNLCGIREAMLVHDRLYYRCVRCVSSFDAAAALRRSHDDPAMRTLVEMKREVLRLGRSDKPTRRVARYTPPERTPVVPSSARKYHPVFARKEPPALREATPSLAQLIAMTRTPLPPPELTPTVPMLPPPSSHAPIVDVTDDDDVTILDPSDATPLRPASATTSRPVPFGAVTPAPAAAPRSSERRASSLPAVLGGVVAVMLFVAAIAAGVAANEPDPPRSKGTPAVSSASDVPAAKAASSSLLATSPAAPAENAAPHAAFVVKAGAPPRRALAPATSPPRTLAEAFADKADAMLRAGDPVEAKRLYERALAESPTFVPARLGVAEAEWRLGRLDEARERYRALLADAPHLAPTVAYERASSEGRP
- a CDS encoding HAMP domain-containing histidine kinase codes for the protein MKQVALLRRRAELLECEIQRRKELESALRSSLQERSEIEEALRNCLKRECDARMTAERNNAFKDELLGIVGHDLRNPLHTILMAARLELTHGEDLPPHVQKNLERIVTSGVRMQRMIEQLLDLTRDRFNGGIPVEPSEQPLLPIVGKIIEEACAAHPDRRFELTSEPAEGTSAPPDDCKVLVDADRFEQVLSNLVENAVTHGSATDPVRVAVKTFEQGVAIDVYNQGPPIDPALLPTLFDPFKRTRYPCTRSAGLGLGLYIADRIVRAHDGRIAVESAAEKGTCFHVELGRVR